GTAATTCATTACCAGCTTTAGTCATTCCAAACCAAATTTCTTGTAAAGAAAACTCAGCATGTCCAGTTGGATCAATAAAAATCAATGGATTGTTTAGAACATACGTATACCTATTCAAACTCAACGGATTATCCACTTGCCCCTTATACGTATCCTCCATGATAAAGCGCTCAATAGATAAAGGTTAGGTGGCAACATTTCTGCTACCACCCTGCTACTACGCTGCCTGTTCTGTAAGGACTGGCATTTTATATTCCGTCTTGTTCTTCATCATGCTGTATATGACTTTGACCAATTTACGCATCACGCAAATAATCGCTTGCCACTTGGTTTTCCCTTCTGCCAGCTTTCTTTCGTAGTATGCATGGTAAACAGGATGATTGGGTTTCTTCGCCCTTGATACACCCAGTTGACGAATGGCAAGGTTATAGAAGATATCATACAGGCTACGGTTGCCTAACTTGCTCTTTTTACTCTTCTGCTTGTTCCCTGAACTATGCTGAACGGGTGCAATTCCTGCGAAATTAGCTAACTTGTCAGCACTGGAAAAACGTGAAATATCGCCAATCTCCGCAATTAATTCCGCCGCAGTGACCGTACTAATTCCGTGCATGGTCTCTAGTTTGTAATCCAGTAAGGCAAGATGCTTCGCTAACGCTGTGTCAATTTGCCTAAGTTGATGGTCTCGAATAATCAAGTCCTGAACCACATTTCTCACCAGAAAATCATTGGCTTCCTGATAGTCCTTCGATGTGTCTCCATCTTGCTGTACGAGAGATAGAATGTCCCCTGCCTTCTTTGTAGACATGTAGCGATTGCTCTTCTTGTATAAGAAGTTAGCCAATTCATCCACATTCACCCCACTCAAACAACTTGGAGAAGGATACTTCAGCCAGAAAGCTAATGCTGTTTTACCATCTACTTGTGAGAAGAATTTCTTGTAACTTGGATAGTGATAACCTAGCAATTGATGAAGCTGTAACTTGATTCCTGTTACAACACTCACAATGTTCTCTCTTCTTGTGACAAGCTGTGAGATTGCATAATAAAGGTCATGTGGATTCGCAGTCGGCAATGTATCCAAGTTGGAAATCAGGATTCGAGCCACACACTCTGCATCCCACGCATCTGTTTTCTTGTTATTTGGACTGCTTCTCCGAATAGATATCGTAAGGGCAGGGTTAACCGATTTTACTTCGTATTTGTTTTCGTTAAGGAACATAGCCAATCCTCTTCCGTAGCCCCCTACATCCTCCAAGCCAAACACAGGGGTCAAGCCTTCCCTCTTTGCCATTTTTTCTACCTGTTGCAGAAACTTAGGAAACGCTGACGGCTTGTTCTCGAATTGGATTTCGTCTCTCTTTTCATGGAAACAGGTCATCATCACCGCTGTATGATGACGTTTATGTAAGTCTACTCCGATATATAGGTACTTCAGTTTATGATGCAAAAAGACTTCACCCCTATCTTTGATGAGTAATGATGTAGAGAAAAGAATGCCAGCACCCTCCGAACAAGCATTATTCAAAGCTGAACACGCACGGATACGTTAGCTCGTACATTCTTTTCATGTCATTATCGTTCTATCATTACGGTTGTAATTTGGTGCTAGACAATGCCTTCGCTAAACGGATTTGCAGCAAGTATTCTCGTTGATGTAATTCCACCTGAAAGATGGCTTTTATTATTTCCTCTATCGTAGCGATGTTAAATACAGCGTTCTCTTGTTGAACATAGTCAAAAATTAATTGTGTACCTATTTCGCATGTCTGAATCTTGTCAAGAGAGCGTATCTCTTCCTGTTTATAATGAGTGAATTGAGCTTCCACGTTCGTTCCTCCCGCTACATAATGGCTTGGTGAAGTCCATTTGCTTCAATCTGACCGTAGCGGTAGGTGCCCTTGTAGAAGGCTTCACGATCAATCATTCGCTTGACCTGTACCTTGGTAAAAGACTTACCATGTGTCGTTGTATACCCTTCTGCATTCAGTTGGTCAGCCAATTGGGACAGTGACCAAGTGGGATGCGTTTCACGTAAGGAGAACAATCTACGTACCGTCTCCGCCTGTCTCTCATCTATCTGAATGGCTTTCTGTCCTTTTGTTGCCGTATATCCGAAAGCAACGCCACCTCCTGCATATCCTCCTTGTTGCGCTTTCTTTTTTCTCCCCCGCCCTAGTTTGAGTGCGATTTCCAAACGTTGGTATTGATCGAGTAATTCCATCATGCCATTGATTAGAAAATCATTCGGGTCATGGGCGTAAATACTATAGTTCGGCTGTTCAATTGCTTTTACGTCTACGGCGTGACGTTTTAACTCTCTTTGAATGAGGACTTTCACCATGTCGGCTCTCCACAATCGGGAAGTGTTGAGAACGACCACATGACTTACTCTGTGCCAATGAAGATTAGCGAGCAATTCCTGTAATCCCTCACGCTCAATCGTTAATCCATCCTCGTCCACCTTTGCTCCGCTGATTCCTTCATCTTTGTAGATTCCAAGCAATTCGAGGTTATTCTCCATACAAAAACGCTCGATCTCCTCCACTTGGTAGGATAGGCTGTACCCATCTTTTACTTGTCCTTTGGTGGATACTCTCACATAACCGACTACTTTTTCCATACGTTTCACACCTACCGTTACAGGAATTAAAATTGATGTAACGCATATGCGATACAATAACATTTTATATCGCTATTCCGATACAATCAACAACTTTTATGTATCAATAGAAATGTGATAAGCTTAATGAAAATAGTCATTTTTCTAAGGAGCATTTGAAATGCCAGTTAAAGTACGTCTAAATGAAATCTTAACTAGTCGGGGTATGTCCCAACGTGAGTTAGCTCGTTTGACTGGACTTCGCCCCAATACTATTAGTCATCTCTGTTCCAATACGGCAAATAGTATTTATTTTGAAACATTAGAACTCATATGTAAGACTTTAAACATTTCTATTGAGCAGCTTATTGAAATTGATTAGCTGCTTATCGTAAATTTCTGCAACTTCACCACGGAACTCGATGTGCAAGGCGCTTATCTTCGGTGCTAGATTCGGCTTTAGATGTAATTTGCCCCCCATCCCAATCGTGTACACATCGTTTTCCCCTCGTTTTTACATAGGTTGTATCAATTTGTCCTTATTTCTCCTACTTTTCACGCTTTGGCACCCTGAATCAAATACAATATTCTGTAATTATTATCGCTATCGTAAACGTAACAGATTCAATTGGGTGGATGTCTTCAGCCCTGAACTGAATCAATAATCTCTAACCTTTTTAACCCTTCCTTTTTCGGGATGGTTATTTGCTTTGCCAAACTCCTACGATTAGGAAGAGTGGATGTTGTATAAATCGCTCTTATTCCACTTTCTTGGAATAAATTTTTGATCATGGTGTAGGCTAGATAGGTCTCAATCTTTGATATGTCCTTCTTATTTTCCAAAAGCCATTCATAATCAATGGTTTCCACATTTTCTGTGTATGGTAATCCAGCAAGTGTCTTTTGGGTTATGTTGGTAAAAAAGGAATGAGTGACGAGATGAATGGCTCTCTTCTCTTTGGTATATTTCTTCATGT
The window above is part of the Brevibacillus antibioticus genome. Proteins encoded here:
- a CDS encoding IS110 family transposase, with protein sequence MHHKLKYLYIGVDLHKRHHTAVMMTCFHEKRDEIQFENKPSAFPKFLQQVEKMAKREGLTPVFGLEDVGGYGRGLAMFLNENKYEVKSVNPALTISIRRSSPNNKKTDAWDAECVARILISNLDTLPTANPHDLYYAISQLVTRRENIVSVVTGIKLQLHQLLGYHYPSYKKFFSQVDGKTALAFWLKYPSPSCLSGVNVDELANFLYKKSNRYMSTKKAGDILSLVQQDGDTSKDYQEANDFLVRNVVQDLIIRDHQLRQIDTALAKHLALLDYKLETMHGISTVTAAELIAEIGDISRFSSADKLANFAGIAPVQHSSGNKQKSKKSKLGNRSLYDIFYNLAIRQLGVSRAKKPNHPVYHAYYERKLAEGKTKWQAIICVMRKLVKVIYSMMKNKTEYKMPVLTEQAA
- a CDS encoding recombinase family protein, which codes for MEKVVGYVRVSTKGQVKDGYSLSYQVEEIERFCMENNLELLGIYKDEGISGAKVDEDGLTIEREGLQELLANLHWHRVSHVVVLNTSRLWRADMVKVLIQRELKRHAVDVKAIEQPNYSIYAHDPNDFLINGMMELLDQYQRLEIALKLGRGRKKKAQQGGYAGGGVAFGYTATKGQKAIQIDERQAETVRRLFSLRETHPTWSLSQLADQLNAEGYTTTHGKSFTKVQVKRMIDREAFYKGTYRYGQIEANGLHQAIM
- a CDS encoding helix-turn-helix domain-containing protein; translation: MPVKVRLNEILTSRGMSQRELARLTGLRPNTISHLCSNTANSIYFETLELICKTLNISIEQLIEID